Sequence from the Desulfotomaculum sp. genome:
AGATTCATCAGCCCTCCCATTTTGCAATTGAAAAGTTATTTTTTAATAAGAATACAAGAACTGCTTTATCCGTAGGAGAGGCACGCGGTGTCGCTCTCTTGGCGGCGTCTGTTGCCGGTCTTTGTGTCTTTGAATATACACCGCTGCAGGTTAAGATGAGCGTAGCGGGATATGGAAAAGCAACCAAAAAGCAGGTCTGCTACATGGTTAAAGCGATTTTGCAGCTCAACACCTCTCCAAACCTCGACGATACAACCGACGCTCTGGCAGTCGCAATATGTCATGCCCAGAACACAATAAGCAAAAAACTTACCGGTATTTAATCATAAAACGAGGCTGAAAATGATTTCCTTTCTTAAAGGTATACTGGACTCTGTACAGGATGAAACAATTATCATAGATGTTAATGGAATTGGCTTTTCAGTACAGGCTGGAGCCTCCACAATCAAGCGCATGCCCCCCAACGGAGACAAGGTGAAATTATACACCTATCTTCATTCCAGGGAGGAAGGTCTGTCGTTGTATGGGTTTTACGAACAAAACGAACTTGAATTATTCCGCCTGCTTATTGGAGTTTCCGGAGTAGGACCAAAAGCAGCTACCATTTTGCTTTCATCACTGGATCCTGAGAAGCTAAAAACAGCTATAGCCCGAAGCGATGCCGGGACATTGAAACAAGCGCCCGGTATAGGCAAAAAGACAGCTGAAAGAATTATACTCGAATTGAAGGATAAAATTTTAAAAATTACGCCTGCAGAAAATACTGCCATATCTAGTTTTAGCACCGAAGAGGATGATGCCTTGGCCGCCCTGGTAGCCCTGGGATATGGTGAGGCTGAAGCACAGAAGGCGATCCGTCAGGTACTTGAAAAAGACACGGCAAATAATCTTACAGCAACCGAACTGGTGCGGACTGCTTTAAAAAAATAGGATAGATATTTCTAGAGCAGGGAGACATAAAATGTCGGACAGGATTATCTCAGCGGCATTTTCCACAGAGGATCAGGAAGAAGTAAGCCTCCGGCCGCGCAGTTTAAAAGATTTTATCGGACAGGACAGTCTAAGAGAAAGCATAGGTGTCTTTATCCAGGCAGCCAGGAATCGCCGTGAAGCTCTCGATCACGTTTTGCTTCTTGGTCCCCCGGGACTTGGTAAAACCACCCTGGCCTGGATTATCAGTAGTGAACTGGGTGTAAATTTAAAGATTACATCAGGCCCGGCAATCGAAAGACCCGGAGATCTGGCTGCAATTCTAACCAACCTTTCACCCGGTGACGTACTCTTTATCGACGAAATTCACAGGCTGAGCAGGGCTGTAGAAGAAGTATTATACCCGGCAATGGAAGATTTCGCCCTGGATATAATTATCGGTAAAGGACCGGGCGCCCGCTCCCTCCGCCTTGATTTGCCGCGTTTCACGCTTGTTGGGGCAACAACCAGGACAAGCCTTCTGACTTCCCCATTGCGCGACCGTTTTGGTGTAATCAGCCGCCTGGATTTTTATGAATTAACAGATATAAAAAAGATTGTCCTGCGATCAGCGGGCATACTAAAAATACATATAGAGGATGACGGAGCAGCCCAAATCGCCTTGAGATCAAGAGGGACACCCCGGGTAGCGAACCGTTTGTTAAAGCGGGTCCGTGATTATGCTCAGGTCAAAGCAAAAGGAGTAATTGATCAAGAAACGGCTGTTAAAGCCCTTGATTTCCTCGGTGTGGATCCACTGGGTCTTGATCCCATAGACAGAAAACTGCTGCAAATAATCGTTGAAAAATTCGGCGGAGGTCCGGTAGGTTTAGATACTATTGCAGCGGCATTGGGCGAAGAACCGGCAACCCTGGAGGAAGTATATGAGCCCTACCTGATGCAGGCAGGATTGCTTAACCGGACACCCCGCGGGAGAGTTGTCACTTCGAAAACATACATTCATCTGGGCGCAGTTCCGGAAGATAAAAATCAACGTCAGTTAAACATCTGGTAGGAGGTTTTCAACCGTGCGGTTGCTGCTTCATATATGCTGCGCTCCCTGTTCTATATTTCCGCTAAAATACCTTGCTGAAAACGGTTTTAGCGTACAAGGTTTTTTTTACAACCCGAACATTCACCCTTATCAGGAATGGCTCAGACGGAAAGAGACTTTGGAAAGCTATTCAAGAACAACCGGGACTGAAATAATTTTTGATGAAGAATATCAAATGGAAAATTTCCTAAGAGAAACAGTATACAGAGAAAATAACCGCTGCCGCTTTTGCTATTACCTTCGTTTAAAACAGAGCGCTCAAGCAGCGGTCAAGGAAGGCTTTGACGGTTTTACTACCACCCTTTTGGTAAGCCCTTTTCAGAAACACGACTTAATCAGGGAAACAGGGGAAATTATAAGCCGTGAATTAAACTGTCCATTCTACTACTTTGATTTCCGGCCCGGTTATAAAGAGGCCACTTTAATATCTAAACAATTGAAGATGTACCGCCAGCAATATTGCGGCTGCATATACAGTGAAAAAGAAAGATTTTATCCCCGAAAGACTAACAGAGACGGCGGTGAAAAATCCTGATGCAGGGCATGGGAGAACAAATCGGAAGGTTATTTCTGGCGGCCGGATTCCTGTTGATCCTGCTCGGTGGGCTGCTAACCGGGCTAAGCAAAATAGAAATTAACCTCGGCCGGCTTCCAGGGGATATTTTTATTCAGAAAGGAAATTATTCGTTTTATTTCCCCATTATAACATGCCTGTTGCTGAGCATTCTCTTGACTATTTTAGCAAACTATTTTTTTAGGAAATAAAAAAGACCTCCTATGTTTTGTCAGCAAAAACATGGTTGCCGATGCAGCCAATTACCGGAAGATTTCGTATCCACTGATCCGAGGCTATCTCAGGATTATAGAAAAACAGGGCCCCACCGGTAGGATCTTCGCCCAACACAGCCTGAATCGCTGCATTAACGGCTGTTTCGTCAGGGGTCAGGTTTATTGAGCCGTCGGCTACGGGAGTGAATTGATAAACACAATCAGCGCTCTGCATAATTACGTCTTTGATGCTTTTAGGAAAAGCAGGGTTATCGACCCGGTTCAGGATAACAGCGCCAACAGCCACCTGCCCCGTAAAACTCTCGCCGCGTGCCTCTGCGTAAATCGCTTTGGCAAGAAGCATCAGATCATCTCTAAAAACGCTTCCACGGGAAAGAAACGTTGGTGAAAAACCATTTTCCCTGCCAGGTATAATAACAATTTCACCTGGTCTGATTAAAGCACTGTGCAGTTTATTAATTTTTATTAAATCGGCAAGAGAAACGTTGAAGTCCCCGGCAATGCCTGATAAAGTGTCTCCGGTTTTTATCTTATAGCTGATTAGGTACCTGCAGTCTGTAAAATCTTTTTCCTCAGCCCAGCACTGGTAACAGGCGCAGATAGCGATAAAAACCACGAAGGATATTATCACGACCGGTTTTAACAGTCTTATTTTAGTCACCTTTTTCTCCTTTCTAAAATAGTTATTTTTATCCGAAAAATACTCTTACAATCATGTATTATATTCCTTATATTACATAATATACCTCATTGCATATATTTAATAAATTGATTAAAATAAAATGATAAAAAGGTTTTTACAATAATCTTGAATATTTTACAAAAGGGGTGTCGCATTTGCGCAAATACCTTATCTTACTTGTAATATTAAGCTTGCTATTAACTATGCCCGGAACCTTATCCGCCTTCGCCCAGCAAGAACCTGCCGCAACCGGAACAGCGCAGCCTGAAGCGGCTGGCCTTACCTTAAAACAGGCTGTAGATCTGGCCCTGATCCATAGTGAATCTGTTCAGAAAGCCGAGAAAGAAATCGATCGCACATGGGATTTGCGCGAGGAAAGCAATAAAAAAATTGATTATGTACCTGCGCAGACAGCAGGAAATCCTGAGCTCGAAATCACCTGGAGCCAGCTTCTCGCTGATGATCTTATCTGGCGCATGTCATCCAGGGAATTAACTGTTGAACAGGACAAAGTAGCTTTAGGAACCTGCCAAAAATACTGGGCAATTATTTCCGGCCTGGATAAAGTAAACGCCGCTCAGGATGCGGTTACAAAAGCACAGTGGGATCTACGCATAGGAAGGGCTACTTTTGTTGTGGGAATAATTTCACAGCCTGCCCTTTTAGCTATTCAGGCACAGGCTTCACAAGCTGATGCTTCCCTGACGGCGGCTAAAAATGAACTTGACAACGCATATATGTCTTTTGACCAACTTATCGGCGCATCCACAACGGAACGGCCGGTTTTATCCGATACCCTGAACTATGTTCCCCTTTCCGTGGACAATCTGGATAATGAGGTAGGCAGGATAGTCAGTAAGAGCCCCAGCGTCTGGCTCGCCCAGGAATCGGTCAACCTTCAGAGTTATTATAAGGATATGATTATGTACACAGGTGAATACAGGCCTTATAAGGTTAGAAAAATTGAGGTGGAGCAGGCGGAACTAGATGCCTCAAGCGCAAAGAAGATAATGAAAGAGATTACGTACTCTTTGTACTACAATGTGAAAACACTTGAAGAAACGCAAACGGCATTACAGGAAAGTATCAAGGCAGCCGAGGAAAACCTCCGTGTCAGCAAACTAAAATTTGACCTGGGCATGGTTACCAGCGCGGATGTAGCCGCTGCACAGGCAACACTGTCTGATTTAAAACAAAATAATATTCAAGCTATATCCCAGCATGCTTACCTCAAGCTTGCTTTTGAAAAACCATGGGCACATGTAAGCCTAACATCCGGTTAAATCCCATGTTGATCCAGCGCCAGCTAAAAGATGAAAAGGTCCGTATTCATTAAAACCAAGTGTAATTCAAATTATCATTGTCTATCGCTTTACCGGTTATATCAGCACCATCAAAATCGGTATCCTCAATTATGCTGTTGATTTCTGATTTTAAGGCATTTAAGAAACTCTTTACTTTTGTTTTACTGACATCCTCCAGGTTGTCATAATCATCAGCGTTACTAAAGTCCAAGGTGGCTTCATAAACCAGTTCGTCCTCGTCACCGCTGAGTCTGATGTCCACATCTATATTATCATCACCGAAATAATAATCACCCGCGTCTGCAAAATAATCGTCAAGCTCGTCTTCGATATCGCTGACACTGCTGATATCACTGTTGTCGGTATTGTGAACCTAGTTGTACGAACCGGGCTGAGTATCTTCCACAACCTTCTTCAAATGTTCATCTAATCGCTCCAGAAAGGCATCAGCCTGCTCCTCCGTAACCAATCGTGCCGGCATCTACCGCATTCTCAATAGCTGTGGTTTGCAGTTCCTCCAGTTGATCAAGAAGCTCATCCTCATCCACATCATAGTCCTCAGCAATTTCGACCAGTGTTTGGCCATCTTTTAAAGCGTCGATGATAGTTTCCTCGTCTACGTTTAAATTTCCGCTATTTGTTCAATAAGGTTGCCACCAATTTGTTCAGATATCTGTCCTCCACATTGTGGCTGACAGCCTTGCTGTTGAAAAGGTTGCTGCTGGCAGAAAGACTGTTGGCGGTTCTTAAAAAACAACGAAATGACCCATGCGCATATTACAAAACTTAATAAAAATTTTTCGCCAAAATAAAGTGATGCATGTGGTAAAAACATTTATAAACATCTGATTGCTGTTGAATTATCAAAACTCCATTCAGCTTCTAAAAAAGCTAATTTTTTATGTTCATAAACTTGTAGTACAGTGGCAATAATAAAAAAGAATTCTTCGCATTTTATTCCATTATGCTCTTAAAGCAGGGATTATTTATAAATAAAGGGAGGTTATTAGGTGACAACGCTTTTTTTGTCCTGGGCTATCGTGATTATAGCAGTTTTTTCCATTGTCTTTTTTTGGGTCAGAAAAAATCGTCTCAAGGCAGCGGGACAATCACAGGTAGAAGAAATGAACCGGTTTCTAGCTGATTTAAAGGAAGAATTCTCTTCTGAACTAACACCATCGGGTCCTCTTCCGGATTATCAGTTTCCAAAAGAGGAACTGCCGCATTCTTACGGAATCGACCGGCTGGTTCTTTTAGCCAGGGATCCATACTGGCTTTATGCATACTGGGAAGTAACGGCAACAAAAATGGCAGAGTTTTCTTCAATACATGGCGCCTGGGAAGCTTCCTGGCCGGTTCTCAGGGTATACGATGTAACAGGTATTACATTTAACGGACAAAATGCAAATCAGTATATTGATATAGGGATAAATGATCAGGCAAATAATTGGCATATCAATACAGGAGAACCTGATCGCACATTCTGCGTAGATCTGGGAAGGCAGTTTCCTGACGGCCGTTTTATAACACTTCTTCGTTCAAATATGGTAACAACTCCCCGGGCATCCCTTTCCGACCGTGAAGACGAGGAATGGATGTGGATAGAGGGAATTTACCGTTCAATCCGTCATCAATACGGTATAAGTTCGCCGCTTTTTGCTGAAGAAATAGCCGAGAGAGCCAGAATAATACCGCTTGGGGTTAGCTCACCCGGACATTGGCCAGAATATTAATAAAAAATGATTTTGGGGAGAAAAATTATAAATGGGGAAAAAAGGTTACCTAGCAATGGTTTTACATGCTCATCTGCCTTATATCCGTCATCCGGAAAATGAATTTTTTCTTGAGGAAAGATGGCTTTACGAAGCGATTACCGAAACTTATATACCCCTGATCGATATTTTCGATCGCCTCGATAGAGAAGGTGTCGATTTCGCTTTAACAATTTCTCTTTCTCCTCCGCTGGTTTCTATGTTTGCTGATTCACTGCTGCAGCAGCGCTATCTAAATCATCTAAAAAAACAAATCGAACTGGCGGATAAGGAAGTGCAGCGCACCTCATATACTCCTTTTTATGAAACAGCACTGGTCTACCAAAAAAGACTTAATCAATCGCGCCGTATATTCTTGGAATACAACTGCAACTTGGTTAATGCTTTCAAGAAATACCAGGATTCCGGAAAAATCGAGATTATTACCTGTGCGGCAACCCATGGTTATCTGCCGTTATTAATGACTGAGCCTGAAGCAGTACGTGCGCAGGTTGCCATGGCTGTCAATCTGCACAAAAAATATTTTGGAAGGGACCCTGCGGGCATTTGGCTGCCTGAATGCGCATATGCGGCAGGTCTTGATGATATATTGAAGGAATTTAACCTTCGTTTCTTTTTTCTTGACACACATGGAGTAATGTTTGCTTCCCACCGCCCCCGTTATGGTGTTTTTGCGCCAGTTTACTGCCCATCGGGAGTGGCGGCATTTGGGCGAGATCCCGAATCGTCAAAACAGGTTTGGAGCGCAAAAGAAGGCTATCCGGGAGATTATGACTACCGTGAATTTTACCGCGATATCGGTTTTGATCTCGATTATGATTATATAAAACCATATATACATCCTGACGGAATCAGAATCAATACAGGATTTAAATATTACCGGATTACAGGAAATTCTCATCACAAAGAACCCTACAATCCGGGACAAGCCCGGGAAAAAGCATCTTTACACGCAGGAAACTTTATGTTTAACAGGGAACTCCAGATCAACCACCTGAATTCCCTCATGGACAGGCTGCCTATTATTGTCACGCCTTACGACGCTGAATTGTTCGGGCATTGGTGGTTTGAAGGTCCCCAGTGGCTTGAATACTTGATTCGCAAGATTTGTTATGATCAGGATACCATTGAGTTAACCACACCCAGCAAATATCTTGATCAATATCCCTGCAATCAGGTTGTCATTCCGTGCGCGTCAAGCTGGGGCAACAAAGGATATTATGAAGTCTGGCTCTGCAGGGCAAATGATTGGATTTACCGGCACCTTCATCTCGCCGCGGCAAGGATGGTTGATTTAGCCAAATCTTATCCTGAAGCAAGCGGGCTGCGCCACCGGGCACTAAATCAGTCTGCAAGGGAATTGATGCTGGCTCAAAGCAGCGATTGGGCTTTCATTATGTCCACGGGAACGATGGTGGATTACGCTGTTAAACGTACCAAAACACATCTTATAAATTTTTTAAGGCTTTATGATGAAATTAAGAATAATCATATAAGTGAAGATTGGTTAAAAACATTGGAAGACAAAAATAATCTCTTTTCAGATATTGATTACAGCTTATACCAACGGAATGCCTAGCTTTGCTGTAACAGATAAGTAAGACCCAGCTCTTTTCTAGAAACTGGGTCTTTTTAGTTTTTCTAGCTTTTATCTATTATTTCACTAATCTTTTTAATATACAGGTCTGCTAAAGACTCTGCAATTTCCATAGATGCTCCTTCGCTGAAAACTCTGCAAACCGGCTCTTCCGGATCAGGAAGCACTAAAGCCCATCCGTCATTGTGAAATACTTTTACACCGTCCAAAAGCTGCATCTCTTGTTCTGTTTCAGTCAGAACCCGTATTACACGCCCTTTTGCTTCCCAGGGCACAGATATTTCCTTCTTACTCACAAAAAATGAGGGTATTTCATCAATAAGTTCACCAAGGGAAAAACCTTGCTGAACAGCAAAACCAAGGATTCCAAGAAGAGCGCCTAAAGCATCAAAATTTAATAAGAACTGTGATAAACCGCTGTATTCAATACAGCCCTGATCCTGGCCGAGGACTTTCTCGATCAAATCCTGAACGGCAGTCTTGGTTCTGATAACCCTGCCGTTATACTGCATGGCCAGGTTTTCAACAACCTGCGGCGCAGTAACAGGTACGAATACAGGCCCTCTTTGCGATTTTAGAATGATCAATGCCGTCAGTACAACAAGCATATTATCCTGAATTAACCTACCGCGTTCATCAACCAGGACAAGATGATCGGCGTCCGGATCAATCAATACACCCGCCCATGCCCTTTCATTACAAACCATGCTTGAAACAGCGGGCAGCTTTTCAATACATTTT
This genomic interval carries:
- a CDS encoding crossover junction endodeoxyribonuclease RuvC yields the protein MRIIGIDPGLARMGFGVVQMTPKQLVPIKYGCIQTDLNLSVSSRLKRVYENLQEILEIHQPSHFAIEKLFFNKNTRTALSVGEARGVALLAASVAGLCVFEYTPLQVKMSVAGYGKATKKQVCYMVKAILQLNTSPNLDDTTDALAVAICHAQNTISKKLTGI
- a CDS encoding Holliday junction branch migration protein RuvA, with the protein product MISFLKGILDSVQDETIIIDVNGIGFSVQAGASTIKRMPPNGDKVKLYTYLHSREEGLSLYGFYEQNELELFRLLIGVSGVGPKAATILLSSLDPEKLKTAIARSDAGTLKQAPGIGKKTAERIILELKDKILKITPAENTAISSFSTEEDDALAALVALGYGEAEAQKAIRQVLEKDTANNLTATELVRTALKK
- a CDS encoding Holliday junction branch migration DNA helicase RuvB codes for the protein MSDRIISAAFSTEDQEEVSLRPRSLKDFIGQDSLRESIGVFIQAARNRREALDHVLLLGPPGLGKTTLAWIISSELGVNLKITSGPAIERPGDLAAILTNLSPGDVLFIDEIHRLSRAVEEVLYPAMEDFALDIIIGKGPGARSLRLDLPRFTLVGATTRTSLLTSPLRDRFGVISRLDFYELTDIKKIVLRSAGILKIHIEDDGAAQIALRSRGTPRVANRLLKRVRDYAQVKAKGVIDQETAVKALDFLGVDPLGLDPIDRKLLQIIVEKFGGGPVGLDTIAAALGEEPATLEEVYEPYLMQAGLLNRTPRGRVVTSKTYIHLGAVPEDKNQRQLNIW
- a CDS encoding DUF2905 domain-containing protein, coding for MGEQIGRLFLAAGFLLILLGGLLTGLSKIEINLGRLPGDIFIQKGNYSFYFPIITCLLLSILLTILANYFFRK
- a CDS encoding cell wall hydrolase, translating into MTKIRLLKPVVIISFVVFIAICACYQCWAEEKDFTDCRYLISYKIKTGDTLSGIAGDFNVSLADLIKINKLHSALIRPGEIVIIPGRENGFSPTFLSRGSVFRDDLMLLAKAIYAEARGESFTGQVAVGAVILNRVDNPAFPKSIKDVIMQSADCVYQFTPVADGSINLTPDETAVNAAIQAVLGEDPTGGALFFYNPEIASDQWIRNLPVIGCIGNHVFADKT
- a CDS encoding DUF4912 domain-containing protein, which translates into the protein MNRFLADLKEEFSSELTPSGPLPDYQFPKEELPHSYGIDRLVLLARDPYWLYAYWEVTATKMAEFSSIHGAWEASWPVLRVYDVTGITFNGQNANQYIDIGINDQANNWHINTGEPDRTFCVDLGRQFPDGRFITLLRSNMVTTPRASLSDREDEEWMWIEGIYRSIRHQYGISSPLFAEEIAERARIIPLGVSSPGHWPEY
- a CDS encoding DUF1957 domain-containing protein, whose product is MGKKGYLAMVLHAHLPYIRHPENEFFLEERWLYEAITETYIPLIDIFDRLDREGVDFALTISLSPPLVSMFADSLLQQRYLNHLKKQIELADKEVQRTSYTPFYETALVYQKRLNQSRRIFLEYNCNLVNAFKKYQDSGKIEIITCAATHGYLPLLMTEPEAVRAQVAMAVNLHKKYFGRDPAGIWLPECAYAAGLDDILKEFNLRFFFLDTHGVMFASHRPRYGVFAPVYCPSGVAAFGRDPESSKQVWSAKEGYPGDYDYREFYRDIGFDLDYDYIKPYIHPDGIRINTGFKYYRITGNSHHKEPYNPGQAREKASLHAGNFMFNRELQINHLNSLMDRLPIIVTPYDAELFGHWWFEGPQWLEYLIRKICYDQDTIELTTPSKYLDQYPCNQVVIPCASSWGNKGYYEVWLCRANDWIYRHLHLAAARMVDLAKSYPEASGLRHRALNQSARELMLAQSSDWAFIMSTGTMVDYAVKRTKTHLINFLRLYDEIKNNHISEDWLKTLEDKNNLFSDIDYSLYQRNA